The genomic DNA TGCTCTGTGACGCAACTGTCGGTGTCGTTTCTCATCATTACTGTCAATCTAAGGAAAATCCTTCGATACCACATGACACTTTTGGTGTATATTTAAACACAAAGTTATTACCACCAAGTGGAACGGGCTTTGTCTTCCAAAGGGGAGATGAAGGGGTCAAAAATCGacttaaatatgaaaatatttgtttttgtAGACCATTGTTTTTAATCTTATAAGAACTGTTCTGATCCATTGTGCGCTTTGATGAGGTCATGGTAACTTAGGTGGGCTGATGTCTCACCGAGCACTTTACTCATTCGGGCGAATGGAGCATTCCATAGTGGTTGTAGAGTTCCTCTGGTGTCCAGAGCGGATTGCTACGCTGGTCTCCTCCTCCTAGCCTttttattcagaaaaaaaaaaagcacaaagTTATTGAAGATATTGAGACTCAGCCTCCTTCCCTCGGTTTCTGGTGAGGGTTCAGTTCTAATCTTTCTAACTGACACTAATGGcattcataaaaataataataataataaatgacaCTAATGGCAGCAAATGATGTGCCATGCTGTGAGCCCATGTTCTGGGTTTACCTAATGATCTGCATAGCTCTTGCTGGGGCTCATGTCGGGATTGACTCTAGGACTCATGTCCATCAGCTTAGTCGACCTTGAGATACTCGCTAAGGCTGGTCAGCCCCAGGACAGAGAGAATGCTGGTAACTATGAGAACGAAATGGAAATTTCCATACTTCTGCGGCAGTAGTTTAATGTCCAAGCATGATTGAGTTTTTCTGGCTTTTGCAGAGAAGATTCTCCCCattgtttaaaaattatcacTTGCTCCTCTGCACCCTTCTCATAGGAAATTCCCTAGCCATGAAGGTACCTGTACCAGGTTCACTCGTTCTCCTCTGAACTCATTGAAAGTCCAAGCATATTTCATAGTTGTTGCATTCgacctttatttatttattttgggcATTATTGAGGGTTGAAACAGACATGCACTGACTAaccctctttatttttttccccccctacATTTCGGTTTTCATTAGGCACTTCCAATCTTCCTTGACGCACTTCTTCCAGCATGGGGAGCCATACTAATATCAGTCATGGAGGTAAGATTTCCAAGTTCCCGCCCAAATGTGCGATTTGGTCGACCACTAATTTTAATGCCTTGGACAAGAGCTATCATTAGTACTGCTGTTCTATTGTTGTTTACGGTCTTTGTAGATTATTCCTCAAGCTCTTGCTCTCGATATGGACTCAGCGTCGGCGCTAAGCTCTCTGGCATTGTTCGGTTGTTGATTTGTCGTCACCTTCTCTCTGTCCTACCCGATTAGTAAGGTATCCATCAGGAGCTAGTCGTGACTGTTGAATGTGCTCAAGATTCTGATACTACCATGTGGTCCAAGTcaaatgagaaattttttaGACTGTTCGAGATATGTGTTCATTTTGTGCTTTTGATGAGTATTAGGCACTTGACTGGCTTCTTGGGAGAGGGCACTCGGCACTTCTAAGACGGGCCAAGCTTAAAATGTTCTTTGATATGCATGGAAACGATGTTAGAACCTCAAGTAAGCGAGTACTTTTATGTCACAATTTATACGAAGAACTACAACAGAACTGGATCACTATGCATTAGAGTTCGATCTGTACATACGTATCAAACGGCCATTAGTGTTTTCCAGTATAAATCTgactttgcttttgcattCTGCTCTTCGGAATGAATTCTGGGCAGTTAAACAAGTCGGGGCTCATTCTCCACTTGGAAGTAATTCTCCCATATCAGTATTTTTATTACGTTTCAGGATTCGACTATCAGTTTGTTCACAAAGAACAAGTGTACATATCGAGAAGCTCTCACTCCCTGCACTGGAACTCAAAGCTCAGCAGTTGCAAGGCAGCAGAGAAGATCAAATTCGAATCATCAGTCGAAGAAATGAAACCGTTCAGGGGACTTTTGTGTATCACGAGAGGATTGGGAAACTGTAATACAGACCAATGAGGAGGTTATTGGAATCATCACTCTAGAGGATGTGATCGAGGAACTTCTGCAGGTTGATAATCACATGGATATTATAAAACCtcagttttcttttatcatacGTTCATGAGATAACGTCAGGGCCCTGTGCCTGTTGCAGGAAGAAATACTAGATGAGACCGACAAGTATTTTGATGTTCATAACAGGTAAAGCTTGTGCTTGTAATCCTACGAAAGCTGTTGTATTGATGCTTTTGCTCGACCATTTTAATCACTGTAGTTCAATTTTTCTCAACCAGAATTAGTGTTAACATGCTGGGCTTGAGAACAATTTTATCGAGGTCGCCCAGAATGCCTTAAATGAACGGGCAATCTCTGGACTTTCGTCCCACCAACACACTCCAATTTCTGTCATGTAACCACACTCTCAGTTCTTGGGTCCCCGGTTACTCCGTTGATCCAATCTTCAATTGTAAGGCCAACCTTTATGGATCTCCTCGAGATTCTGTTATGACGTCCATGTCAAGCTATGCCGGCCCCATGACAAGTTCAACAACGCTGGTATGCAAATTCTCACTCTAGTGGATGCTTTGTGCTGCAATATAcaattgatgcaaaattttaggacttttacatgtTTCGTGGACAGCAAGCCTCTCGGTCCTCTAGCTGTTACAATAATATGAAAACGACATATCAGAATCTGACAAAGTCGGGTGATCTCAAATAAAGTTGCAACAAATGCTAATGGATTAGCAGGTCTTctaattctctctcttttttttcacttcGACTACTTGCGGGTCTCAAGAAAGTCATACGAGAAGCTGAAGAAAACAAGCATTTCGTGAGTCGTGACACCTTCATTCCATCGGCCTGCTAAAAGGAAAGCGAAGGCTTCCCAGAAATCTAGGGGGGAATATCAAGGAAAATTCCCCGATCGAATCTGCAGTGGACAtacttccttttccttttatgtTGTTTCGTGTATTCAAGAGTTAGGCAGAGTTTCAGCTCCTCATTTATGCACAACGAAAGCAGCTCCAAAAGATTATGATTTTCTTTGTAATCCAATTTCATCCTTTGCGTTGCTTCATCATGCCCTTGGAATGTTTTATATTTGTATCATATGATCAATTGGGTATGGCTCAACAGAGCATGGATTTACCAAATCAGGCGAGCAAGTTGATGATCTAAAGCAAAACTCATATATTGAATAGACAACGGAACATCATTAGGGGGGGAACTCAATTCTCACATTAACTGAGGCAAAAGGACATCACATATGACACGCAATGACAAGTCAAAATGGAACTTTCCCCGCCCGGACACTGCCCTTGTATGCGAACAATTACCAAAACAGAGACATATATCCACTTATAGTAATCAGGAAATAGAAGGCAGGTTCACAATTTATATGCCTACCCAAACCACGTCTAGTCTACTTCCTCCATCTTGCTCTCCTCAGCACCTTCCTCCTCCAAAGCTGGCATGTCAGCATCATCGGCAGCtccctcttcctcatcaatacTGAGACCGAGCTTCAGCATCCTGTGGATCCTTGCAGCAAAGGTGTTGGGGTCATCGAGACTGAAACCAGAAGTGAGCAGGGCGGTCTCAAACAGCAGCAGCACCAAGTCCTTCACCGACTTATCATTCTTGTCAATCTCAGCCCTCTTCCTCAGCTCCTCCATGATTCCATTGTCGGGATTGATCTCCATGGTCTTCTTGCTTGACATGTAGGAACTCATGCTGTTGTCCCTCAGAGCCTGGGCCTTCATGATCCTCTCCATATTGGCGGTCCACCCATACTCTCCAGTCACCAAGCAGCAGGGCGAATCCACAATCCTGTCGGACACCACCACCTTCTCGACCTTGTCTCCGAGGATGTCCTTTATCGTCTTGCAGAGGTTCTCGAAggatttcttcttctcctcctttttcttcttctcctcctcagTCTCATCATCAAGCTTTAGGCCTTCCTTGGTAGCAGAGACCAGCTTCTTGCCCTC from Punica granatum isolate Tunisia-2019 chromosome 2, ASM765513v2, whole genome shotgun sequence includes the following:
- the LOC116196018 gene encoding LOW QUALITY PROTEIN: DUF21 domain-containing protein At5g52790 (The sequence of the model RefSeq protein was modified relative to this genomic sequence to represent the inferred CDS: inserted 2 bases in 1 codon; deleted 4 bases in 3 codons), which codes for MAANDVPCCEPMFWVYLMICIALAXGLMSGLTLGLMSISLVDLEILAKAGQPQDRENAEKILPIVKNYHLLLCTLLIGNSLAMKALPIFLDALLPAWGAILISVMEVRFPSSRPNVSCSRYGLSVGAKLSGIVRLLIVVTFSLSYPISKALDWLLGRGHSALLRRAKLKMFFDMHGNDVRTSIFLLRFRIRLSVCSQRTSVHIEKLSLPALELKAQQLQGSREDQIRIISRRNETVQGTFVSREDWETVIQTNEEVIGIITLEDVIEELLQEEILDETDKYFDVHNRISVNMLGLRTILSRSPRMP